The DNA segment CGCGCGCGCCTGAGGCGCTTGGGCTATCCTGGGTATAGAGCAACCAGTCGTCGAGCTTGAACGGCCGGTGGAACCACATGGCATGATCGAGGCTCGCCACTTGCAGGCCCTGATCGAAAACCGACGTACCATGCGCATGAAGCGCTGCGTCGATGAGCGTCATGTCCGAGAGATAGGCAAGCACTGCATTCCGATAGAGCCGGTCATCCGGCACCGGTCCGGTCAGGCGAACCCAGATATCCTGCCGCTGGCTGGGCTCAGTACGGGAGAAATAATGATCGAGCGATACCGGCCGGATTTCGATCGCCCGCTTCCTCTCCCAATAGCGGCGCACATTTTCCGGCGCATTGGCGAGATAGCGCTCCTTGATCTGCTCCTCGTCCATCAGTTCTTCCGGAGCCGGCACCTGCGGCATCTCGCTTTGATGCTCGAAACCGGGCTCGTCGATCTGGAAGGAAACCGTCATCGCGAAGATCGCCTTGCCGTGCTGGATCGCCAGCACGCGGCGCGTATTGAAACTCGAGCCATCCCGCAGGCGGTCGACCTGATAGAGGATCGGCACAGTGGGATCGCCGGGGAGCATGAAATAGGCGTGCAGCGAATGCGCGAAACGATCGTCCGCCACCGTCCGCTGCGCCGCCATCAGCGCCTGGCCGATGACCTGCCCGCCGAAGACGCGCTGCCAGCCGACCTGCGGGCTGTTGCCGCGAAAAAGGTTCATCTCGATCGTTTCGAGATCGAGCGTCGCGAGCACGACTTGCATGGCGGTCAATTTCTCGTTCTCGCGCGACATTTTGCATGAACTCCGACGGTAGGAACCACGAATGGGATGCTCTATATAGAACAGGAAATGACAGTAGGACACGGGGAAGCGCTATGTTGGACATGCTGGTAGTGGGTGGCGGTTATGTGGGTCTCGCCGCCGCGGTTGCCGTCAAGCAGGCAGCCCCCCATCTTGACGTCATGGTCATCGAGGCCGCCCCGGAAAGCGCCTGGAAAAAGGACATGCGCGCCTCGGCGATCATCGCCGCCGCTTCAAAGATGCTGGAGGTTTTCGGCATCTGGGACGAGATCAAGCCGGAAGCGGAACCGATCACCCGCATGATCGTCACCGATTCGC comes from the Rhizobium sp. NXC24 genome and includes:
- the tesB gene encoding acyl-CoA thioesterase II; translated protein: MSRENEKLTAMQVVLATLDLETIEMNLFRGNSPQVGWQRVFGGQVIGQALMAAQRTVADDRFAHSLHAYFMLPGDPTVPILYQVDRLRDGSSFNTRRVLAIQHGKAIFAMTVSFQIDEPGFEHQSEMPQVPAPEELMDEEQIKERYLANAPENVRRYWERKRAIEIRPVSLDHYFSRTEPSQRQDIWVRLTGPVPDDRLYRNAVLAYLSDMTLIDAALHAHGTSVFDQGLQVASLDHAMWFHRPFKLDDWLLYTQDSPSASGARGLARGSLFTRSGVLIASVAQEGLIRKKAND